A genomic window from Triticum urartu cultivar G1812 chromosome 7, Tu2.1, whole genome shotgun sequence includes:
- the LOC125523171 gene encoding desmethyl-deoxy-podophyllotoxin synthase-like, with protein MESLPLCLLLLPLLAIVPLLCLNHRRRRRAHAVRLPPSPWALPVLGHLHHLAWDLPHRAMRDLARRHGPVVMLRLGGLPVVVASSADAAREVMVSHDVDFASRHMSRMVRLSIPQGAEGIIFAPYGDEWRQLRKICTVELLSARRVHSFRPVREEEAGRLLRAVALSASRGTANLSELLSVYAADSSVRAVIGSRFKDRDAFLALLRRGTKLFAGMSLPDLYPSSRVAMLLSRTPGRMRQHRQELAAFMDAIVREHQEVRRADDGEEDLLDVLLRIQREGDLQFPLSTDNIKSAVGDMFAGGSETAATTLQWAMSELVRNPRAMRKAQDEVRLALAGQPTVTESSLADLNYLRLVVKEVLRLHPPAPLLLPRECRSDGCRVLGYDVPKGTMVLVNAWAITRDPVHWEAAEEFVPERFERGEAADFKGTDMEYTPFGAGRRMCPGMAFGLANVELALAGLLYHFDWELPGGAEAGELDMAEEMGVTVRRRHDLVLVPVARVPVPPNYSSNS; from the exons ATGGAATCGCTGCCGCTCTGCCTgctgctcctccctctccttgCCATCGTCCCACTCCTCTGCCTCAACCATCGGCGTCGGCGCCGCGCCCATGCCGTCCGTCTTCCCCCGTCGCCATGGGCACTCCCGGTGCTCGGCCACCTCCACCACCTTGCATGGGACCTGCCGCACCGCGCCATGCGCGACCTGGCGCGGCGGCACGGCCCGGTCGTCATGCTCCGCCTCGGCGGGTTGCCGGTCGTCGTCGCCTCCTCCGCCGATGCAGCGCGCGAGGTCATGGTGTCTCACGACGTCGACTTCGCCTCCCGCCACATGAGCCGCATGGTCCGCCTGTCCATCCCTCAGGGCGCCGAGGGGATCATCTTCGCGCCCTACGGCGACGAGTGGCGCCAGCTCCGCAAGATCTGCACCGTCGAGCTTCTCAGCGCCCGGCGCGTGCACTCCTTCCGCCCCGTgcgcgaggaggaggccggccggctaCTCCGTGCGGTGGCGCTGTCTGCATCGCGGGGAACGGCGAACCTCAGCGAGCTGCTGTCCGTGTATGCCGCCGACTCATCAGTGCGCGCCGTCATTGGCAGCAGATTCAAGGATCGGGACGCGTTCCTGGCGTTGCTGCGGCGCGGGACCAAGCTGTTCGCCGGGATGAGCTTGCCGGACCTCTACCCGTCGTCGCGTGTGGCCATGCTCCTGAGCCGGACGCCAGGCCGGATGAGGCAGCACCGGCAGGAATTGGCCGCGTTCATGGACGCCATTGTCCGGGAGCACCAGGAGGTCCGCCGGGCTGACGACGGGGAGGAGGACCTCCTGGACGTGCTCCTCAGGATCCAGCGGGAAGGCGACCTGCAGTTCCCCTTGTCTACCGACAACATCAAGTCGGCCGTCGGA GACATGTTCGCCGGGGGCAGCGAGACGGCGGCGACGACGCTGCAGTGGGCCATGTCTGAGCTCGTTAGGAACCCGAGAGCGATGCGGAAGGCGCAGGACGAGGTCCGGCTCGCGCTGGCCGGACAGCCCACGGTGACCGAGTCCTCGCTCGCCGATCTAAACTACCTGCGCCTGGTGGTCAAGGAGGTGCTCCGGCTGCACCCGCCggcgccgctgctgctgccgcgGGAGTGCCGGAGCGACGGCTGCCGGGTCCTGGGCTACGACGTGCCCAAGGGGACCATGGTGCTCGTCAACGCCTGGGCCATCACCAGGGATCCGGTCCACTGGGAGGCCGCGGAAGAGTTCGTGCCGGAGAGGTTTGAGCGCGGCGAGGCCGCCGACTTCAAGGGGACGGACATGGAGTACACGCCGTTCGGCGCCGGGCGGCGGATGTGCCCCGGTATGGCGTTCGGGCTGGCAAACGTGGAGCTCGCACTCGCCGGGCTGCTGTACCACTTCGACTGGGAGCTGCCGGGCGGAGCGGAGGCCGGCGAGCTGGACATGGCGGAGGAGATGGGCGTCACCGTGCGGCGGCGCCACGACCTCGTGCTTGTCCCCGTGGCGCGAGTGCCCGTGCCGCCAAATTACAGTAGTAATAGTTGA